A single region of the Asterias amurensis chromosome 19, ASM3211899v1 genome encodes:
- the LOC139951539 gene encoding uncharacterized protein has product MGVVRVALPLCLFLALLRGSFATNATKCFACVHADFPSGVPNIYNNEYCKDYTLLRTVTYAGEDCPNDGRDYVCAKVDGYYTFDVPSVGISVVDSIIRRCVVRPGSFESTNQGICVNTQALDESTNDINLIGASSDVGDITKFTGQICYCNGDNCNSATTIGHQAFLVAFLIAVLATLAIRHF; this is encoded by the exons GTTCCTTCGCAACAAACGCTACCAAGTGTTTTGCATGTGTCCATGCCGACTTCCCGTCTGGTGTCCCGAACATCTACAATAACGAGTACTGTAAGGATTACACCCTCCTCAGAACAGTGACCTATGCCGGGGAAGACTGTCCAAATGACGGCAGGGATTACGTCTGTGCTAAGGTCGATGGGTATTACACGTTCGATGTTCCTTCTG TTGGAATCAGCGTTGTGGATTCTATCATACGCCGTTGCGTGGTCCGTCCAGGAAGCTTTGAGAGTACAAACCAGGGAATTTGTGTCAACACACAAGCATTGGATGAATCCACGAACGATATCAACCTGATCGGAGCCTCCAGTGATGTTGGCGATATCACGAAATTCACTGGCCAG ATTTGTTACTGCAACGGTGACAACTGTAATTCAGCCACTACCATTGGACACCAGGCGTTTCTTGTTGCCTTTCTGATCGCAGTGCTTGCTACACTGGCCATCCGACACTTCTAA